CATAATTGTGTTGCACACCTACTGTGATGTAATGCTTGGCCCCTAAACCTCAACAACTTCTTACAcctatgtatgtatactgtatatgaTTGATGTTGCATTAGAAATCAGTCTGCAGATTAATTAACGACAAACAGTAACAAGAGAGAGGAGTGTGACAATTGCCTACAGTACTTGAACCATAGTCTCCATACTTGCCATTTCCAGTTATTTCTACTTTCTGTCATCTGTCGATTCTAGCTCGCTCAACAAACCAGACATTTCACGCTCAACAAACCAGACATTTCACGCTCAACAAACCAGATATTTAGCAAAACAGTTGCTACATAAAACAGACACCGTCGTCAGACACATACGCGCACAGGCACAGACAATAAGAGTCTCTACAACAAAATCACCCTAACTTCTATAAATAAAGACACTTGTTTGGAGATAAAGATACGTGTCTGAGATTCACGTTGAGGAACCATTAACAATCCCGACTATAACGACGGTTGGTGCAAGAATTGACTCTGACTACAATGGCCACCACCACTGCCACAATCACAATGACAATCACAATGCAACCGATAACAATTCCGGCGATATTCAAACTGCGTGCACTCCTGGACGCGTTCATCGCACCGACGTGATCTCCCACCCTCAGAGCATCTCGAACCTgtacaacaaagaaaccaTTGCAATGCACTACGTTGTGGGTGTGCCGGACACAAATACAACGAAATCCGGTCTTCCGGCACAAACACCAAATCATGTCTGACCCTCAGTGAGCTCATCACCGCGCATATTCCGATCGGCCAACAGCAACACAGCAAAGTCACCAGCGACAAGCCCATGTAATCATTCACATTTTCGACTGTGACGACCTGTAAACGAAGACGGAGTGAAGCAAGTAGTTTTTTTATGATGCTGAGCGACCCATTTGACCTGTGTAGGTGGTACCATGAATTGGGGGTGCTGGGCATTGGGATACATCATCGGTTGAGGCTGCTGTGTGTTGGGATACTGCGTTGGTTGAGATGGCGGATAGTAGGAACCCGGGGGCGGCGGCTGTTCATGACCCAGGCTACTGTAGCTTGGTGGCAACTCGTCAGGATCCTTCTTTTCAACAGGGGCAACGTTAGATTCCATCGCAGCGGCAACAAATGTTCTAgaaagtacagtacagcacgCACACTGCGCAATAACAGATATCCGGgttttaatgacgtcatattctTCACAGGACGTGCCATTTCTGTACGTCCCACATCGTTACGTAACTCGAGTACGACGCGTCTTCTAATCAGTTCATGTACACAAGAGGGCTCTACGGATGTCggtaaagctggatttacaatatgccaACGCTTGatcgtcgcgtcgcgtgcgtcgcgTTGTGtcgtcttgcgtgggagtggcacgcgTCGCGCGTAACGCGTTGTGCCATTCACAATATTATTTCAGCGCCCTGTAGACGTCGCTGCATGAATTCATGAACTaaccactcgcgcttcgattttctactggcagaactctgccggaaccACTAACTTGCTCAAAATCCATTTCCATGCGTTTTCCCTAGCACGCTAGTCTTTGTACATCTTGCAGCTGATCATCCACgagcaaggacagctccctagacaatctatagaccgctcaacgtcgagtacagcgccgaAATCAGTAATCATCACTAacggaagccacacgtgcatttcTAGGTGGCTCTGATTTGTcgaaatcaaggtgctacttccgacgcgatGTTCTATttggttctatttggacgcgttgcgtcgcgtgcgtcgcgtcgcgtcgtgTCAGTTACAATTTGAACTTAGtacgacgcgacgctcaagcttTGGCGTATTGTTTGCAAGCGATCGAAGCGAGCGAGTTTCTCTAATGCGTCAAAAGAGTACTCTTGAGTGTCCGTCCGTGCGTACGTCCTtccgtgcgtacgtgtgtccgtccgtgcgcCACCACCCCTACCCCGCGGGGGAATCGTTTAAGAATTGATAAATTCGAAtcgttctttgctagttttgaagaaagtaaacatacaatagtttacgtcatgtgatgtcatcactAGAGATGTTTCTATGGAAACTATGCTCACTTATGTTACTGTGTTccaccacccctacacccaggGGACAGCTGTTGCAAATCAatcattttgaataattgtttattttccTCGATGGGTGCCAAAAATTGACACTTCacgttatgtgacgtcactctgtaattattgctatggcaacaagaTTGAATTAGGCGTAAGCAGCGTTTTTACTTATATAGCGTCTTGTACTAGCTGttttgtgacagttaatgctgttcttagctgttaataataattagctgATGTAATGAAAGTTAACAACTGCTAACATCGCCATCGAAACATTGCTCACTTACTGTTACTAAGCATGCGCGTTTTACTGTGCGTTGCGCACCACTCCTAACTAGCCACCCCACGAGCGAATTGAAGGAACAGTAGTTTACACGTCTACACCGTTGGTTAGGCGCTTCTCCGTTATCTTGACTATTGATTTACGTAACTAACTGTGACActtcatgtgacgtcatcgctAGACACTATTGACTGAAGAAAGCGCGCAAAGTACACAGTTGaaagaaatttgaagaaaacaagtcaCTTACGACAGTAAAGGGTTTATTAATTGTACGAAGTTGTTTCgaacaaaactgatttgctgTCCATCGAGTGCATTCAGCAGTATGTAGCTAATCTACCCGTGCACCTGGCCGATGCAATCTTGCTAGCCGCGGCCGATATGTTTTGTGACTGAATttgcattgaaatatttcGCTTGCTGACTGTCGCTCCATAGAG
This window of the Corticium candelabrum chromosome 17, ooCorCand1.1, whole genome shotgun sequence genome carries:
- the LOC134193048 gene encoding synapse differentiation-inducing gene protein 1-like, giving the protein MESNVAPVEKKDPDELPPSYSSLGHEQPPPPGSYYPPSQPTQYPNTQQPQPMMYPNAQHPQFMVPPTQVVTVENVNDYMGLSLVTLLCCCWPIGICAVMSSLRVRDALRVGDHVGAMNASRSARSLNIAGIVIGCIVIVIVIVAVVVAIVVRVNSCTNRRYSRDC